From the Desulfarculaceae bacterium genome, one window contains:
- a CDS encoding site-2 protease family protein, which produces MGGITDFLIKVAVLAPPILMALTVHEASHALVAWLRGDGTAKMRGRLSLNPLRHLDPAGTLVFFVTAWFGAGFGWAKPVPVDGRRLRDPRRDMIWISAAGPVSNILFAIVIAVVLYFLVSSGVFAGYATWKWFLAQMFLTGVTVNVILAFFNLIPLPPLDGSGILAGLLSPRAAMRYQELSRYGFVILLALIFLPRWLPGMPDLISILVLYPAHSVLNLLLPY; this is translated from the coding sequence ATGGGTGGCATAACCGATTTCCTCATCAAGGTGGCCGTATTGGCCCCGCCCATCCTCATGGCCCTCACGGTGCACGAGGCCTCCCACGCCCTGGTGGCCTGGCTTCGGGGCGACGGCACCGCCAAGATGCGCGGCCGCCTGAGCCTAAACCCCCTGCGCCATCTGGACCCGGCCGGCACCCTGGTGTTCTTCGTCACCGCCTGGTTCGGGGCGGGCTTCGGCTGGGCCAAGCCGGTGCCCGTGGACGGACGCCGCTTGCGCGATCCCCGCCGCGACATGATCTGGATCTCGGCCGCCGGGCCGGTGAGCAACATCCTGTTCGCCATCGTCATCGCGGTGGTGCTCTACTTCCTGGTTAGCAGCGGGGTCTTCGCGGGCTACGCCACCTGGAAGTGGTTCCTGGCCCAGATGTTCCTCACCGGGGTCACGGTCAACGTGATCCTGGCCTTTTTCAACCTGATCCCCCTGCCGCCCCTGGACGGCTCGGGCATCCTGGCCGGGCTCCTCAGCCCCCGGGCGGCGATGCGCTACCAGGAGCTAAGCCGCTACGGCTTCGTCATCCTGCTGGCCCTGATCTTCTTGCCCCGCTGGTTGCCGGGGATGCCGGACCTCATCAGCATCCTGGTTCTCTATCCGGCCCATTCCGTGCTAAACCTGTTGTTGCCCTACTAA
- a CDS encoding CBS domain-containing protein, with product MLAAAKLYPEAMLVFPGAQERNLRNFFVESVSFLYNFVKIKQVPFERVGRLILVDNRQKDRIGELARLADEPEVEVIAYDHHPDSDNDVQADLQIVEMVGSTVTIMTKLLRKEGIALSEDEATILALGIYEDTGSFHFVSATPADFEAAAWLVSQGAMLNVISDLITRELSADEVGLLHDLIEAAETVNVGGISIVVSQVSRDTYVPEFAVLVHKFMDMENLDALFALARMEGRIYLVARSRLPEVDAGTIASAMGGGGHPSAASATLKDMTLVEAGERLKSLLLSSINPTILAKDLMTSPVITVPPETTLKEAEQVLTRYNVNVMPVSGGGEVRGIITRMTVEKAVFHGLGDLSVVEYMTPGVEVLSPNATLVEVEEAVVERRMRLVPVMDGPKLLGVITRTDLLNTLIENPLITERHEAPRPVRNKNIKSLMGERLPRRVMNILKEMGSVARDLEFKTYLVGGSVRDLFLRRENLDLDIVVEGDGIAFARRYGELHPGVKVRTHKKFNTANLTFESGLSMDVATARLEYYDSPAALPVVEMSSLKLDLYRRDFTINTLAVVLNPEGFGQLVDFFDGLRDIKEKAVRVLHNLSFVEDPTRVFRAVRFEQRFGFRIGKLTEGLIKNANKIQAFKRLSGRRLFGEFRQMLEEERAVDCLRRLRELKLLYVFNPELKILPKDEELLEDLEEALAWHRLSFLDQPVSQWLVYYLGLGDCLEADQRQALGRRLGFSPKQREEMEAELQRALQSLNLLQRKKPCASEIYFRLHPLAPEYQLFIMAKATRQWAKRAVSQYLTSLARVRPELGGDDLKAMGFRPGPLFKRILDRVQAARLDGEVLTKEQEVQLVHSEFSPEESTA from the coding sequence ATGCTGGCCGCGGCCAAGCTCTACCCCGAGGCCATGCTGGTCTTCCCCGGGGCCCAGGAGCGCAATCTGCGCAACTTCTTCGTGGAGTCGGTGAGCTTTCTCTACAACTTCGTGAAGATCAAGCAGGTGCCCTTTGAGCGGGTGGGCCGCCTGATCCTGGTGGACAACCGCCAAAAGGACCGCATCGGCGAGCTGGCCCGCCTGGCCGACGAACCCGAGGTGGAGGTGATCGCCTACGACCATCACCCGGACTCGGACAACGACGTTCAGGCCGATTTGCAGATCGTGGAAATGGTGGGGTCCACGGTGACCATCATGACCAAGCTGCTGCGCAAGGAGGGCATCGCCCTCAGCGAGGACGAGGCCACCATTCTGGCCCTGGGCATCTACGAGGACACCGGCTCCTTCCACTTCGTCTCGGCCACCCCGGCCGATTTCGAGGCCGCCGCCTGGCTGGTCAGCCAGGGGGCCATGCTCAACGTGATCTCCGACCTCATCACCCGGGAGCTCAGCGCCGACGAAGTGGGCCTGTTGCACGACCTCATCGAGGCGGCCGAGACGGTGAACGTGGGCGGGATCTCCATCGTGGTCAGCCAGGTGAGCCGCGATACCTACGTGCCCGAGTTCGCGGTGCTGGTGCACAAATTCATGGACATGGAGAACCTGGACGCCCTGTTCGCCCTGGCCCGCATGGAGGGGCGCATCTACCTGGTGGCCCGCTCCCGCCTGCCCGAGGTGGACGCCGGGACCATCGCCTCGGCCATGGGCGGCGGCGGCCACCCCAGCGCGGCCAGCGCCACCCTCAAAGACATGACCCTGGTGGAGGCTGGCGAGCGGCTCAAGAGCCTCTTGCTCAGCTCCATCAACCCCACCATCCTGGCCAAGGACCTGATGACCAGCCCAGTGATCACCGTGCCGCCCGAGACCACCCTCAAGGAGGCGGAGCAGGTGCTCACCCGCTACAACGTCAACGTCATGCCGGTGAGCGGCGGGGGCGAGGTGCGGGGCATCATCACCCGCATGACCGTGGAAAAGGCGGTGTTCCACGGCCTGGGCGATCTCTCGGTGGTGGAGTACATGACCCCGGGCGTGGAGGTGCTCTCGCCCAACGCCACCCTGGTGGAGGTGGAAGAGGCGGTGGTGGAGCGCCGCATGCGCCTGGTGCCGGTGATGGACGGCCCCAAGCTCCTGGGGGTGATCACCCGCACCGACCTGCTTAACACCTTGATCGAAAACCCGCTGATCACCGAGCGCCACGAGGCCCCCCGCCCGGTGCGCAACAAGAACATCAAGAGCCTCATGGGCGAGCGCCTGCCCCGGCGGGTCATGAATATCCTCAAGGAGATGGGCTCGGTGGCCCGGGACCTGGAGTTCAAGACCTATCTGGTGGGCGGCTCGGTGCGCGATCTGTTCCTCCGGCGGGAGAACCTGGACCTGGACATCGTGGTGGAGGGCGACGGCATCGCCTTTGCCCGCCGCTACGGCGAGCTGCACCCCGGGGTCAAGGTGCGCACCCACAAGAAGTTCAACACCGCCAACCTCACCTTCGAGTCCGGCCTGAGCATGGACGTGGCCACCGCCCGCCTGGAGTACTACGACTCCCCGGCCGCCCTGCCGGTGGTGGAGATGTCCAGCCTCAAGCTGGACCTTTACCGCCGTGACTTCACCATCAACACCCTGGCCGTGGTGCTCAACCCCGAGGGCTTCGGCCAGTTGGTGGACTTCTTCGACGGCTTGCGCGATATCAAGGAAAAGGCGGTGCGGGTGCTGCACAACCTTTCCTTTGTGGAAGACCCCACCCGCGTGTTCCGGGCGGTGCGCTTTGAGCAGCGCTTCGGCTTCCGCATCGGCAAGCTCACCGAGGGGCTGATCAAGAACGCCAACAAGATTCAGGCCTTCAAGCGCCTCTCCGGCAGGCGGCTCTTCGGCGAGTTCCGCCAGATGCTGGAGGAAGAGCGGGCCGTGGACTGCCTGCGCCGCCTTCGGGAGCTCAAGCTCCTGTACGTGTTCAACCCCGAGCTGAAGATCTTGCCCAAAGATGAGGAGCTGCTGGAGGACCTGGAAGAGGCCCTGGCCTGGCACCGCCTTTCCTTCCTGGACCAGCCGGTCAGCCAATGGCTGGTATACTACCTGGGCCTGGGCGACTGCCTGGAAGCGGATCAGCGCCAGGCCCTGGGCCGCCGTTTGGGCTTTTCGCCCAAGCAGCGCGAGGAGATGGAGGCCGAGCTGCAACGGGCCCTGCAATCGCTCAACCTGTTGCAGCGCAAGAAACCCTGCGCCTCGGAGATATACTTCCGGCTGCATCCCCTGGCCCCGGAGTATCAGTTGTTCATCATGGCCAAAGCCACCCGCCAGTGGGCCAAGCGGGCGGTGAGCCAATATCTGACCAGCCTGGCCCGGGTGCGGCCCGAGCTGGGCGGCGACGACTTGAAGGCCATGGGCTTCAGGCCCGGCCCCTTGTTCAAGCGCATCTTGGACCGGGTGCAGGCGGCCCGCCTGGACGGCGAAGTGCTCACCAAGGAGCAGGAGGTTCAGTTGGTGCATAGCGAATTTTCTCCGGAGGAGTCGACGGCGTAA
- the xerD gene encoding site-specific tyrosine recombinase XerD, which translates to MTSNPDAPIPALHQAVDRYLEHLAAERGMSPNTVQAYAEDLHDITGYLLAQDLNAWDKVEPLHLVGYLAQAAKKGLAPRTRARRLSALRGLVAYLQKRQELGADPLAGLSGPRLPGGLPYFLSREEVERLLAAPDPKTDLGARDRAMLELMYAAGLRVSEVLGIGVGDVQFQIGCLLVRGKGDKERLVPVHETALKVLTEYLEGARQRLLKGRRQEEIFLNNRGGRLSRMGVWKIVTKYYKLANVTGPVTPHTLRHTFATHLLEGGADLRSVQLMLGHADIGTTQVYTHVTTKRLVQVHHRFHPRG; encoded by the coding sequence ATGACCTCCAACCCTGATGCTCCGATCCCGGCCCTGCACCAGGCGGTGGACCGCTATCTGGAGCACCTGGCCGCCGAGCGGGGCATGAGCCCCAACACGGTGCAAGCCTATGCCGAGGACCTGCACGACATCACCGGCTATCTTCTGGCGCAGGATCTGAACGCCTGGGACAAGGTGGAGCCCCTGCATCTGGTGGGCTACCTGGCCCAGGCCGCCAAAAAGGGCCTGGCCCCGCGCACCCGGGCCCGGCGGCTCTCGGCCCTGCGCGGGCTGGTGGCTTATCTGCAAAAGCGCCAGGAGCTGGGGGCCGACCCCCTGGCCGGGCTCAGCGGCCCGCGCCTGCCCGGCGGCCTGCCCTACTTCCTCTCGCGCGAGGAAGTGGAGCGCCTCCTGGCCGCGCCCGACCCCAAGACCGACCTGGGGGCGCGCGACCGGGCCATGCTGGAGCTGATGTACGCGGCCGGGCTTCGGGTCAGCGAGGTGCTGGGCATCGGAGTGGGCGACGTGCAGTTTCAGATCGGCTGCCTGTTGGTGCGGGGCAAGGGCGACAAGGAGCGTCTGGTGCCGGTGCACGAGACGGCCCTCAAGGTGCTCACCGAGTATCTGGAGGGAGCGCGCCAGCGCCTGCTCAAGGGCCGGCGGCAAGAGGAGATATTCCTCAACAACCGGGGCGGCCGCTTAAGCCGCATGGGAGTGTGGAAGATCGTCACCAAGTACTACAAGCTGGCGAACGTCACCGGCCCGGTGACCCCCCACACCCTCAGGCATACCTTTGCCACCCATCTGCTGGAGGGCGGGGCCGACCTGCGCTCGGTGCAGCTCATGCTGGGCCACGCGGACATCGGCACCACCCAGGTCTACACCCACGTCACCACCAAGCGGCTGGTCCAGGTGCACCACCGCTTCCACCCGCGAGGCTAG
- a CDS encoding aminopeptidase P family protein has product MIKTRLAKLRAFLAQEGLDAVLVTLPANRRYLSGFAAEDGQWGESSGSLLISQNAALLLTDFRYELTARAQATYFETIIYQQGLPLLLGAVLPELGVKTLAYESEAMLDLWRRRIETKLDGVEMVPTEGLVAQWRVRKNSAEIEALAASLALMEKVLDGVLATDIVGKRERDLALAIARAVEDAGAQGVAFPPTVASGPNGAEPHAESGERIIERGDPVVFDVGARLNGYCSDISRTVVAGGLEAADERFKEIYAITLAAKNQATAEIMPGYTGNEADEIARQVIAEAGYGSRFGHSLGHGVGLATHEEPRVGPRADDILEESMVFTIEPGIYLPGYGGVRLEDMVLLTEDGCRRLGSLDRYYDLQP; this is encoded by the coding sequence ATGATTAAAACCCGCCTGGCCAAGCTGCGCGCCTTCCTGGCCCAAGAGGGCCTGGACGCCGTGCTCGTCACTTTGCCGGCCAACCGCCGCTATCTCAGCGGGTTTGCCGCCGAAGACGGCCAATGGGGCGAAAGCTCGGGCTCGCTTTTGATCAGCCAGAACGCCGCCCTGCTGCTCACCGACTTCCGCTACGAGCTAACCGCGCGGGCCCAGGCCACCTATTTCGAGACCATAATCTACCAGCAGGGCCTGCCCCTGCTCTTGGGCGCGGTGCTGCCCGAGCTAGGGGTAAAGACCCTGGCCTACGAGTCCGAGGCCATGCTCGACCTTTGGCGGCGGCGCATCGAGACCAAGCTGGACGGGGTGGAGATGGTGCCCACCGAGGGCCTGGTCGCCCAATGGCGGGTGCGCAAAAACTCCGCTGAAATAGAGGCCTTGGCCGCCAGCCTGGCCCTCATGGAAAAGGTGCTGGACGGCGTGTTGGCCACGGACATCGTGGGCAAGCGGGAGCGCGATCTGGCTCTGGCCATCGCCCGCGCGGTGGAGGACGCCGGGGCCCAGGGCGTGGCCTTCCCGCCCACCGTGGCCTCCGGGCCCAACGGGGCCGAGCCCCACGCCGAGAGCGGCGAGCGCATCATAGAGCGCGGCGACCCGGTGGTCTTCGACGTGGGCGCGCGCCTGAACGGCTACTGCTCGGACATCTCGCGCACCGTGGTGGCCGGCGGCCTGGAGGCGGCGGACGAGCGTTTCAAGGAGATCTACGCCATCACCCTGGCGGCCAAGAACCAGGCCACCGCCGAGATCATGCCCGGCTATACCGGCAACGAAGCCGACGAGATCGCCCGCCAGGTCATCGCCGAGGCGGGCTACGGCTCCCGCTTCGGTCATTCCCTGGGCCACGGGGTGGGCCTGGCCACCCACGAGGAGCCCCGGGTGGGCCCCCGGGCCGACGACATCTTGGAAGAAAGCATGGTTTTCACCATCGAGCCGGGCATCTATTTGCCGGGCTACGGCGGGGTGCGCCTGGAGGACATGGTGCTGCTCACCGAGGACGGCTGCCGCCGCCTGGGGAGCCTGGACCGCTATTATGACCTCCAACCCTGA
- a CDS encoding sigma-54 dependent transcriptional regulator: MQPVQRVALAAATDLAAFLGGEAAAPRPRVAQRARPLPPMESLAPEQRQALRQLASAVVELVLSLAGKRLALGEAETAVRREVHKRLMANPVLERAVAARMEAALPGLMNLERLAALAGEGMNAPALAALEPGEALVGSSPAFAKVLEDLALVAGTDFPVLITGESGTGKELMARRLHRLSPRREGPLVVVNCAALPPNLLESELFGHEKGAFTGAHEARPGYVRSAAGGTLFLDEIGEAPAEVQVRLLRVLESRAVTPVGGGRELPVDFRLVAATHRDLGAAAERGEFNQALLYRIQVVPLDLPPLRARQGDLDPLIDHFLAQACSLTGRRVSLSSEARELMKAYAWPGNVRELINLVQRLVVLCRGEEITSASLPPHLCGGQGDEARWLKALADVEGIAEARKAPLAGVLARWQGRELANQDLRSELGCSDSTAKNILAALAAAGLAQASGQRGGRRYCLEEPPGA; the protein is encoded by the coding sequence TTGCAACCAGTCCAACGAGTAGCCCTGGCCGCCGCCACGGACCTGGCAGCCTTTCTGGGCGGGGAGGCCGCGGCGCCCCGCCCCCGGGTGGCCCAGCGGGCGCGGCCCCTGCCGCCCATGGAAAGCCTGGCCCCGGAGCAGCGCCAGGCCCTCAGGCAATTGGCCTCGGCGGTGGTGGAACTGGTGCTCTCCCTGGCGGGCAAGCGCCTGGCCCTGGGCGAGGCCGAGACCGCGGTGCGCCGCGAGGTGCACAAGCGGCTCATGGCCAACCCTGTCCTGGAGCGGGCCGTGGCCGCGCGCATGGAAGCGGCATTGCCCGGGCTGATGAACCTGGAGCGCCTAGCCGCCCTGGCCGGGGAGGGGATGAACGCCCCGGCCCTGGCCGCCCTGGAGCCCGGCGAGGCTCTGGTGGGCTCCTCGCCCGCCTTTGCCAAGGTTCTGGAGGACTTGGCCCTGGTGGCCGGGACCGATTTTCCGGTGCTGATAACCGGGGAGAGCGGCACGGGCAAGGAGCTGATGGCCCGGCGGCTGCACCGCCTGAGCCCCCGTCGGGAGGGTCCCCTGGTGGTGGTGAACTGCGCGGCCCTTCCGCCCAATTTGCTGGAGAGTGAGCTGTTCGGCCACGAGAAGGGGGCCTTCACCGGAGCGCATGAGGCCCGGCCGGGCTATGTGCGCTCGGCGGCCGGGGGCACCCTGTTCTTGGACGAGATCGGCGAGGCCCCTGCCGAGGTGCAGGTGCGCCTGCTGCGGGTATTGGAGAGCCGGGCGGTCACTCCGGTGGGCGGCGGTCGCGAGCTGCCCGTGGACTTTCGTTTGGTGGCGGCCACCCACCGCGACCTGGGCGCGGCGGCTGAGCGCGGCGAGTTCAACCAGGCCTTGCTCTACCGCATCCAGGTGGTGCCCCTGGACCTGCCGCCGCTCCGAGCGCGGCAGGGGGACCTGGACCCGCTCATCGACCATTTTCTAGCCCAGGCCTGCTCTTTGACCGGGCGGCGGGTGAGCCTGTCGTCCGAGGCCCGGGAACTCATGAAGGCTTACGCCTGGCCGGGCAACGTGCGCGAGCTGATCAACCTGGTGCAGCGCCTGGTGGTGCTCTGCCGGGGCGAGGAGATCACCTCGGCCTCGCTGCCGCCCCATCTCTGCGGCGGCCAGGGCGACGAGGCCCGCTGGCTGAAGGCCTTGGCGGATGTGGAAGGCATCGCCGAGGCGCGCAAAGCCCCCTTGGCCGGGGTGTTGGCCCGCTGGCAGGGCCGCGAGCTGGCCAACCAGGACTTGCGCTCCGAGCTGGGCTGCTCCGACTCCACGGCCAAGAACATCCTGGCCGCCCTGGCCGCGGCGGGATTGGCCCAGGCCAGCGGCCAGCGGGGAGGGCGGCGCTATTGCCTGGAAGAGCCTCCCGGAGCCTGA
- the proC gene encoding pyrroline-5-carboxylate reductase — translation MALKGRIGLAGGGNMGSALLKGMLNAGLVETGQVVVAEKLAPRAEQLRTELGVSTVGSISEMGSLEVFILAVKPADVPSAAADAAGCLSSETLVITLAAGVKRETVAQALPSDQPLVRAMPNTPALIGAGITAICGGPGLDQAHLETAEQVFGAVGPVVVVDEKLMDAVTAVSGSGPAYVFLIIEALSDAGVNQGLDRQTATALAAHTVAGAARLLIEGGQHPGELKDMVTSPGGTTIAGLAELERGGVRAALYNAVEAATLRGKTLGKK, via the coding sequence ATGGCGCTAAAGGGACGCATAGGCCTGGCCGGCGGCGGCAACATGGGCTCCGCCCTCTTGAAGGGCATGCTCAACGCCGGGCTGGTGGAGACTGGCCAGGTAGTGGTGGCCGAAAAGCTGGCCCCTAGAGCCGAGCAGCTCCGCACCGAGCTGGGGGTGAGCACGGTGGGCTCGATCTCGGAGATGGGCTCGCTGGAGGTGTTCATCCTGGCGGTGAAGCCCGCGGACGTGCCCTCGGCGGCGGCCGACGCGGCCGGGTGCCTTTCGTCCGAGACCCTGGTGATCACCCTGGCCGCCGGGGTGAAGCGGGAGACCGTGGCTCAGGCGCTGCCCTCGGATCAGCCCCTGGTGCGGGCCATGCCCAACACCCCCGCCCTGATCGGCGCGGGCATCACCGCCATCTGCGGCGGGCCCGGCCTGGACCAGGCCCACCTGGAGACCGCCGAGCAGGTCTTCGGCGCGGTGGGTCCGGTGGTGGTGGTGGACGAAAAGCTCATGGACGCGGTCACCGCCGTGTCGGGCTCGGGGCCGGCCTACGTGTTTCTGATCATCGAGGCCCTGTCCGACGCGGGGGTGAACCAGGGGCTGGACCGGCAGACCGCCACCGCCCTGGCCGCCCACACCGTGGCCGGAGCGGCTCGCCTTTTGATCGAAGGCGGCCAGCATCCCGGCGAGCTCAAGGACATGGTGACCAGCCCCGGCGGCACCACCATCGCGGGCCTGGCCGAGCTGGAGCGGGGAGGGGTGCGCGCCGCGCTCTACAACGCGGTGGAAGCGGCCACCCTGCGGGGCAAGACCCTGGGCAAGAAATAA
- a CDS encoding IMP cyclohydrolase: MADIKAQYRTVMADHFPPEVKLTVGDTELVYAKRAWKLADDKGELIEKGLRYGENPGQEAALYELKSGQLSVGEVELIGAGSGLVSAIDEAQMLQAGKHPGKTNLTDVDGALHILRYLTGKPACAIMKHNNPSGAAVADTISEAYEKAFLADLIAAFGGAAVLNRPVDKTTAEMINELYLEVVAAPDYEEGALDILKKAKNLRILGMPRIAQLAEWRDRRFLDIKCLIDGGMVLQTSSFNPIKGPGDLLPAQCEHNGEMVEPIRQATPAELEDVVFGWAVEQGVTSNSVIYVKDGCTVGIGTGEQDRVGVARIAAQKAYTKYANKLCWLQHGLKYDELALAVAEGREDAAKIKAIDDETQRDKGGLPGSIMISDAFFPFRDGVDVGLAEGVSCIAHPGGSLRDWESIEACNQADPPVAMVFTGQRAFKH; the protein is encoded by the coding sequence GTGGCAGACATCAAGGCTCAGTACCGCACGGTGATGGCCGATCATTTCCCGCCCGAGGTGAAGCTCACCGTGGGCGACACCGAGCTGGTCTACGCCAAGCGGGCCTGGAAGCTGGCCGACGACAAGGGCGAGCTGATCGAGAAGGGCCTGCGTTACGGGGAGAACCCGGGCCAGGAGGCCGCGCTCTACGAGCTGAAGTCCGGCCAACTTTCCGTGGGCGAGGTGGAGCTGATCGGCGCGGGCTCGGGCCTGGTCAGCGCCATCGACGAGGCCCAGATGCTGCAAGCGGGCAAGCACCCCGGCAAGACCAACCTCACCGACGTGGACGGGGCCCTGCACATACTGCGCTACCTGACCGGCAAGCCGGCCTGCGCCATCATGAAGCACAACAACCCCTCGGGCGCGGCGGTGGCTGATACCATTTCCGAGGCCTATGAGAAGGCCTTTTTGGCCGACCTCATCGCGGCCTTCGGTGGCGCGGCGGTCTTGAACCGGCCGGTGGACAAGACCACGGCCGAGATGATCAATGAGCTGTACCTGGAAGTGGTGGCCGCCCCTGACTACGAAGAGGGCGCCTTGGACATCCTGAAGAAGGCCAAGAACCTGCGCATCCTGGGTATGCCCCGCATCGCCCAGCTGGCCGAATGGCGCGACCGCCGCTTCCTGGACATCAAGTGCCTCATCGACGGCGGCATGGTCTTGCAGACCAGCTCCTTCAACCCCATCAAGGGGCCGGGCGACCTCCTGCCCGCCCAGTGCGAGCACAACGGCGAGATGGTGGAGCCCATCCGCCAGGCCACCCCGGCCGAGCTGGAGGACGTGGTCTTTGGATGGGCGGTGGAGCAGGGGGTGACCAGCAACAGCGTAATCTACGTTAAGGACGGCTGCACCGTGGGCATCGGCACCGGCGAGCAGGACCGGGTGGGCGTGGCCCGCATTGCGGCGCAAAAGGCCTACACCAAGTACGCCAACAAGCTCTGCTGGTTGCAGCACGGCCTGAAGTACGACGAGCTGGCCCTGGCCGTGGCCGAGGGGCGCGAGGACGCCGCCAAGATCAAGGCCATTGACGATGAGACCCAGCGCGACAAGGGCGGGCTGCCCGGCTCCATCATGATCTCCGACGCCTTCTTCCCCTTCCGCGACGGGGTGGACGTGGGCCTGGCCGAGGGGGTGAGCTGCATCGCCCATCCCGGCGGCAGCCTGCGCGACTGGGAGTCCATAGAGGCCTGCAACCAGGCCGACCCGCCGGTGGCCATGGTATTCACCGGACAACGGGCCTTCAAACACTAG
- a CDS encoding mechanosensitive ion channel family protein, protein MAQDWLQFKHLLNPGTVLGMVALAVFLFLCAFFASRLLTQILKRSNWVMGHLGRRVDQTVIAFTLRLKSVVIYLAAMVLFAALVPQLRGLLGTLVAGAGITAIIVGFAAKSSLANVIAGVSLAIYRPFRIGDKVTIEDEYGTVEDITLRHTILRTWENKRLILPNEKIDSMSLLNHSIIDPKILLRVEFGVSYDTDIDLARRLILEEAARCPQRLADSLAPEEPAVRVISHGDFSIGLRLLMWTADIAEAWSARWWLLEMVKKRFDAEGVEIPFPYRTLVYKKELPPARHEGDAAEGPSPGQPPKP, encoded by the coding sequence ATGGCACAGGACTGGCTACAGTTCAAGCACCTGCTGAACCCGGGCACTGTTTTGGGCATGGTGGCCCTGGCAGTATTCCTGTTCCTGTGCGCCTTTTTCGCCTCCCGCCTGCTCACCCAGATCCTCAAGCGCTCCAATTGGGTGATGGGCCACCTGGGCCGCCGGGTGGACCAGACCGTCATCGCCTTCACCCTGCGCCTGAAGTCGGTGGTGATCTACCTGGCCGCCATGGTGCTCTTCGCGGCCCTGGTGCCCCAGCTGCGGGGTCTGTTGGGCACGCTGGTGGCCGGCGCGGGCATCACCGCCATCATCGTGGGCTTCGCGGCCAAGTCCTCCCTGGCCAACGTCATCGCCGGGGTTTCCCTGGCCATCTACCGGCCTTTTCGCATCGGCGACAAGGTGACCATTGAGGACGAGTACGGCACGGTGGAGGACATCACCCTCCGCCACACCATCCTGCGCACCTGGGAAAACAAGCGGCTGATCCTGCCCAACGAGAAGATCGACTCAATGAGCCTGCTCAACCACTCCATCATCGATCCCAAGATTCTTCTGCGGGTGGAGTTCGGGGTGAGCTACGACACGGACATCGATCTGGCCCGGCGGCTGATCCTGGAAGAGGCGGCGCGCTGCCCTCAGCGCCTGGCCGACAGCCTGGCCCCGGAGGAGCCGGCGGTGCGGGTCATCTCCCACGGCGACTTTTCCATCGGCCTGCGTTTGTTGATGTGGACCGCGGACATCGCCGAGGCCTGGTCGGCCCGCTGGTGGCTGTTGGAGATGGTCAAGAAGCGCTTCGACGCCGAGGGGGTGGAGATTCCCTTCCCCTACCGCACCCTGGTCTACAAGAAAGAACTGCCCCCCGCCCGCCACGAGGGCGATGCGGCCGAGGGCCCAAGCCCCGGCCAGCCCCCCAAGCCCTGA